The Blautia obeum ATCC 29174 region GAGATTATCATTGGTGAAAAACCAGGAAGTAACATTTTAAGATACATCACCGCTTATTTGAAGAATGATGTAATTAGAGACCAGTTGGCGGATCGTTCAAATAATCGTCTATCGTATTTATATCTGAAGAATGAGGCAATACCATTTGATGAAATGCCGTATGCTTCAAGTTTATGTGGACATAATTTGTTAAAATCAAGATTGAATAAATGTTTAGAGATATATGATTGTGAACATCAATATGTGTCGGCAATGGTGAATAAAGAAGCTTATGATAGTAATACATTATATGTAACTGTGGATGATAATCAGTTGGATTATTATTGGTATGAGGTGGAGAAATTTAATCGAAACTTGTATAAAAGTACGAAACAGCAATTAAGAAAAATTGAGATTTTTGCAAACCATTTGTATGTTAAGAATTATTATGAGATAACCAAATCTGTTATAGAAAAGCTACAGCAATATACTTCGGAAGGTGTTGATGGTTATTCTGATATGCTTGCAAACAAAGCAGAATTTATGAATGAAATTGATGATGTTGAAAAGCAAAAAATATTAGAAAATATCTTTATAAATTCTAGATTAGGAATGGTTTATGGTGCAGCAGGAACAGGTAAAACAAGAGTAGCAGAGTATATTGCGAAATTATTCGATGATAAGAATATTCTTTTGCTTGCTAACACAAATGCTGCGAAAAATAATTTGGAGAGAAGAATAAATTCTTCTTGTGATTGCTACACAGTATATGACTATTTGAAAAATGGACATAGCTGGAAAAGGTATGATCTGGTTATTTTGGACGAGTGTAGTACAGTGTGTAATGAAGATGTTTTAAAGCTGTTTGAAAAGTGTAATGCGGAAGCATATTTACTGCTTGGTGATATATACCAGATAGAAGCAATAAAGTTTGGAAATTGGTTTAGTTTTGCAAGATATTTTGTTGATAAAAAATCTGTTTATGAGCTATCAACTCCGTACAGGGCAAAGGATAAAGCAATTCTGCTTGATATGTGGACTTGCGTGAGGGAATTTGATGAAAATCTGTTTGAAAGACTACAAGCAAATGGATTTATATCAACTTTAAATGAATCTATTTTTGAAAAAGATGATGAGGAAATCATTTTATGTTTAGGATATGATGGATTGTATGGAGTCAATAATATTAATAGATATATGCAGAAAATCAACCCGTCTAAGCCGATTGAATGGGGAAATTGGACATATAAGGTTGGAGATAAAGTTTTGTTCAATGAGAATAGAAGATTTGGAAACGTCTTATATAACAATTTGAAAGGTCGCATACTATCAATTGATAAGAAAACGAATGAAATAGTGTTTCAAGTACTGGTTGATAAAGTCATTGATAAAAGAGATGCTCTTTTTTCGGGTATTAAGCTTATTGATTGCGAGTGTGAGGGGAAATCTATTGTTAAGTTTGGAGTGAAAAAACGAATCGAACGGGATTCGGATGCTGATTATTCTGAAGAAATTGTACCATTTCAAATTGCTTATGCAGTATCCATACATAAAGCACAAGGGTTGGAATATGAATCTGTGAAGGTTGTAATTACAGAGGATGTTGATGAAAGAATATCACATAATATTTTCTATACTGCAATTACAAGGACAACAGATAGGCTTAAAATATACATGAGCAAAGAAACACAGAATAAACTTGCAGAGAAGTTTGTAAAAAGTAATGTAGGACTACAGCAGGCACAATTATTTGCAGGACATGCTGGATTGAAATTGAAAAATAAGTTGTCCTCATAAGTGAGTCAGTGTAAATGATCAAGAATATAATTTGTTAAAGGAGTGACACCGAATGATTGATATATACACAGAAAAAAAGGATTCAAAAGATTGGATTATCAAGAATGATTTATTCTTTAACTTAAATACAAGTAATGAAGAAATGTCTGATAATGAAGTTGCATTAATTAAGCAAGTCGATGATGCAAAATTGACACCAGACAAGCATATAGAAACTAAGTATGGATTGGGAACTATCCGTAATCTTTCTTCTGGATGTAAGACATTGCTCAATATAGTAAAGCATCCCGAAAAAGTGGTGTGCGTAGAGGAATGTGGACCTAATGTACTTAAGGTGATATTTTCCATGGATAATATAAAGATTTATATGTCACGCCCATCTCTTGCAGATATTCCGGATGATGCAATTATTAGATTTAATGATACGGATGTTGTGACGGGAAGTGCTGGGTACAATGCGTGGTGGAGTAAGGAATATGAAAGGAGAGAGGCGAATGATTTATAATAAAATAGCATTTCAAGCAGATCCTTTTTCATATGATTTGGTGTTCAATGATCGTATTACTCTTGTTGGCGGCGATAGTGGTACTGGAAAGACAGTACTTTATGACATATTGGAGGATTTGAAGCAAACCGAAGAATATAATGCAATTAAACTATTCAATTATAAATCTGAGGATGTATTAGAGAAATTGAAGCAGTGCAGAAACAATTTCGTTGTTATTGATAATGCTGATATTTTGATGGATGACGAGGTAAGGCGATTCATAAATTTTGAATTTTCGAATCAGTATATGTTATTCCTAAGAAATTGCGATGGACTGAACGTCTCAGATAAGAGTTTTAAGGTAATGAAGGTTGAGAGTAATATGATTACTTTAGAAGAGGAGTTGTGATATGAAGTATTTATGGACAGAGGACACAGGTGCTGGACTCCACTTCTGGAAATTAGTCAATCAGCTTTTCTTTGATAATGCACTTGTAGTTGAAAGTAAAGAGAGTAACCAAGGTATCTTGGATTCCTTGATATCATTGAATGCAAAGGAAGAAGATGAATATTACATAGCATTTGACTATGTGCCGGATAATCAGGATATTCGAAATAAGTATCGCCAGTTGAAACAATTAGTGGAAAAGTCTGAAGCAAAGGTTATCATTCTTGATATGATTTGTTTTGAATACTTTATATTGGCATTCGATAAGTTGGTGTCTTGGACTGGAACCGGTAAGACGGATAAGATAAAAATGCGCGAAGATATTCTTGCAGCAATAGAAGATCACAGAATAGATTTGTCAAAAATCGATAATCAGATGACAATGCATTATCTGTCTGGATTCAAGAGATATTCTACAGAGCGAGTGATGAAATCGTTGGTAGGTGAATTTACACAAAATGAAAAGTGGTCTGTCAAAGGTCCGCTTATGGGTGAATGCTGGTATAAGGATTGTTGTGTATCTGAACATCCGGATAGTCTTAGGTGTGGAAAGCCAGAGGTTGATGATGGTAATGAGAAGATGCGGATGTTGATACAGTCAGAGGAAATACAAAAAGTAATTATGATTAACAATAGCAACTAATAATATGGAGGAAGGTATTTTGGATAAAGTAGGTTTAAGATGGTACAAATGTGATTTTCATTTACATACAATGGCAAGTAAATGCTATGTTGATAAACAAATAGATACACTTCAAGAATGGATTAATACGGCAAAGCAAAAAGGATTAGAATGTATTGCAGTTACAGATCATAATGATTACAGAAGTATTGATGAGGCAATGAAAATTGGAAAAGAGAATAATCTAATTGTTTTTCCAGGGGTAGAGTTGTCCTGTGATTCTAGTAAAATTCATATTTTGGTTTTGTTTGATATTGACTGTGATGGAAATACGGTTCAGGAGTTCTTATCACAGTTAAAGATATTTAGAGCTGATTTAGGAGATAGTAGTCACACAGCAGATGGAGATATTTTTCATGCATGTGAGATAGCGAAATCAATGAACGCATTGGTCATTCCGGCACATGTCGATGAATATAGTGGACTTTCAGATATAAGTTACGACAATATATCTAAATTGCTAGATAGAAAGTATATTGATGGGGTGCAGGTAGTAAATGATGAAATATGGGAAAACTACGGTAATGAACCATTACATATAATATCAGAAAAGTTAACTGAGAAGTATGGAAAAACAATCACAGATGAACAAGCAAAAGCATGGATAAGTGTTTATCAACAGGTGAAAAATTCTGGATTTCCATTATTAAGTTTTTCTGATAATCCATATTCTGAAAAATCTTCCAAGCATGGAATGTGGGGAATAGGAGCATCATATACATATTTAAAAATGTCTCAGACACCAAACTTAGAAAGTGTTAGACAAGCATTAATTTCCAATGATATGAGAGTTGAAAAAAATGCAGAGAGTAACCATATGATTGGCGAAAGTCCAGATATGATTATTAGAGAAGTAGTACTATCTAATAGTATATTAAATGAAAATGCAAAAATAGATGTTTCTTTCAATTCCCAGCTAAATACAATAATAGGTGGACGAGGTAGTGGTAAATCGTCTATTATTAGAACAATTGCAGGAGGCATGAATTCTTTTTCGGGGGAGAATCTTAATATAATTTCCCAGGAACAGATGGAGTTTTACAAGGAAAATGGAAAAACAAAATCTTCCAACATTAAAAAGGGGATTTTTACTAAAAATTCCGTAGTTGAAATTCTTGTGGAAAGATTAGGGGATTTGTATAAAATTGAAGTTTCTCATATTAAGAATATGCAAAATCAAACAAGAAAATTATATAAATATATCAACGATAATTGGCAATTAGTAGAAGATGAAAATTTTATTGATTTATTTAAGGCACAAATATTTACTCAGAAACAAATATATGAGCTTGCGACCGATTCAAATTCACTTATGGCAATTATTGATGGAGATATAAGTGGTATGTCGAATTGTGTTTCTGAGAGAGAAGCGGCATTAAATAATTTGATTGGAAAGGCATTAGAAATATCAAACTGCAGAAGAAGTATTGCTAAAAAGTCAAAATTAGAAACGGAGTTAGCAGATATAGAAGATCAGATTTCTAAATTTAAGCAAAGTGGAATTTCAGATATAATTAAAGAAAAACAATTATATGATGATCAGCAGAAAGTGATTTCATCATATGTGGAAAATAAAAATAATAAGATAGAGGAAATTGAGACATTTATTAAACAAGTAAATTTAACATATGATTTAATTGATGATTCTGAAATAAATGAAATTTTAGATGACGATTTGAAAGATTTTAATAGTGATATTGAATCTATTTACAAAATTTTGCATGATATAGTTAAAAAATCAGATAAAATAGTTGAAAAAATAAATGCTACTAATTGGAACCACAGAAAGATAGAAAATGGAGAGAACTACCTGCAGGCAGTTAAGAATTTACAAGATAATGGACTCGATACAGGGAGATTAGATGAATTAATTGATAAAAGAAAAGACAAAAAACAAGAACTTGAAATAATTAGAAATAAGGAACAGGAGTTGGAAGCTCTAGAACAAGAATATAATGAGAAGGAAAAAATCTATAAAGAGAAAAATGCTGATATATATAATTTAAGGTCTCAATTTATTCAAGAGGTAATAGGAAATGATAAAAGTGTAAAATTTGATTTGAAAAAGAATAGAAATAGAAGCTCCTTTATCAATAATATTAGATCGATTATTCAAAAAGACATAGTGTCTGTTGAGGATGATATAAATAAATTAGCAGATATCTTTTTTAAAGATAAGAATGGAATCAAAAATTATAAAGAGTTAATAGTTAACATAAGAACAAAACAGGATCAAACTTCATTAAGTAAGTATACTAGAGATGCTGTTTGTGGACTGCCAGAAGATTCATATGCGAGATTACTTGCTTATATACCAGATGACGATTTGGTTGTGTCGTATAAACCAGAAAAAGCGAAAAAATTTATACATTTATCAAATGCATCTGCGGGTCAAAAAACAACAACGATACTTACATTTTTATTGGCATATGGAAAACAACCTTTGTTATTAGATCAGCCGGAGGATGATTTAGATAATAGATTAGTTTATGATTTGATTGTTGCTAGATTGAAAGTGGCAAAATCAAAAAGACAAATCATAGTTGTTACGCATAATGCTAATATTCCTGTAAATGGTGATTCTGAATACATAATTTCAATGAATTCAGATACAGATATTATTCAAGTTAATAAGACTGGAACAATGGATGATACTGAAATTCGTCAAGAAATATGTGATGTGATGGAAGGAACAAAGGATGCTTTTGAAATGAGAGCGAAAAAATATCATTTTAATATTTCAGAATAGAGTTGAAAACCATAGTAATAAATTATATAATAATCTCGTGGCAACAGTTTGGCAACGTCCATTCAGTAGGTCAGAATAAATAGTGTAATTGATATATAAATATGCTCCATATTCAGCTAAAACTTAACTAAAATAAGTTAAGCACAGCCTGGGGTGGGGCATAATGAGTTTGAATAATCCATACATTGACACCACAGCAGTGGATCAAAGCAACGGATGCAATCGGTATCGTATCAAAATCAGGACGATATGGCGGCACTTATGCTCATACAGATATTGCTTTTGAGTTTGTTTTATGGATTTCACCGGAATTTAAGCTTTATATCATCAAAGATTATCAGAGATTAAAGAAAGATGAAGCAGATCGGTTAGCGATTGGATGGGATGTAAAGAGAGGACTTTCAAAAATAAACTATCGTATCCATACAGATGCAGTAAAAGAATTTTTGATAACTCCCACATTATCTCCGCAGGAAATGGCATATACATACGCTTCAGAAGCGGATATTTTAATTTTGCATACATTCTGAAACGTGCGAAAGCTCAGAAAAAGAATCCGTGGAAAGAAGAAATCTTCACAGACACAAGAGATTATCAGGAAGCAATGGCAAGAGCAAAATAAAGAGAATAAAAGAATTTAGAAGAATCCTGTACGGCTGCAGTAAAACTGTTTCTGTACAGGATTTCTTTGTCTTATTCTAACGCAATTATACGTGACAAACATGGTGCAATCACGTATACTCAAATCATATCAGAAAGTTATGGATGAAAGGGTGAAATCTATGATGTTACGGAAAAGTATTTTGTCAGTCGTGCTTACCATTGCAATGCTTATGCCGCTTGCGCAGGCTGTTACGGTGAAAGCTGCAGCTGATACAAAACAGATAGATGTCTTATTTACTCATGACACGCATTCCCACCTGGACAGCTTTTCCACGATCGTAAATGGAGAACAAAAAGAAGTCGGCGGATTTGCAAAAATAAAGACGCTGATTAATGAAAAAAAGAAAGAAGATCCAGATACACTCATACTGGATGGCGGTGATTTTTCAATGGGAACGCTGATCCAGACGGTATATGATACTGAGGCAGCGGAGCTTAGAATGCTTGGATATCTTGGATATGATGTGACTACATTTGGCAATCATGAATTCGACTATCGATCCCAGGGGCTTGCCAACATGCTTAGGGCAGCCAAAAGCTCCGGAGAGACACTGCCTGAGATCGTAGTGTGCAATGTGGATTGGGACAGCATGGAAAAGGCTGGGCTAAACGACGGCCAGAAACAGATACAGTCAGCGTTTGAAACATATGGTGTGAAGGACTATGTAATGGTACAGAAAGGTGACGTAAAGATCGCCGTTGTCGGTGTCTTCGGAAAAGATGCCCTGGAATGCGCACCAACCTGTGAATTATCCTTCAAGGATCCTGTTGAGGCCGTTAAGAAAACAGTAGAAGAAATCAAGAAAAACGAAGAAGCAGACATGATCGCCTGTGTTTCTCATGGTGGAACCTGGGAAGATGAAAGCAAGTCGGAGGACGAACTCCTTGCCAAGGCGGTTCCGGATCTTGATCTGATCATCAGTGGACATACACATTCAGAGCTGCAGGAGGCAATCCAGCACGGAAATACCTATATTGTATCCTGTGGTGAATACGGAAGAAATCTTGGCTCTCTTTCGATGACGCAGAATTCTGACGGACGCTGGGATCTGAGCTCTTATGAGCTGATTCCTGTATCCGAGGATGTAAAAGCCGACAAGGCAACACAGGAGCGCATCGACGCATTGATGGACACGGTGGATACGAATTACCTTGCAGACTTTGGTTATACAAGAAAAGAAGTTCTTGCGCAGAACGATGTGGAATTTAACAGCCTGGAGGAAATGGGCACAGAGCATAAAGAACTGAATCTTGGGGATATCATGGCAGATGCCTACGTATATGCTGTGGAAAATTCAGAGTATTATGATGGAGACCCGGTAGATGTAGCGGTTGTACCGAGTGGGACTGTACGTGACACGTATACAAAGGGTGATATTACCGTAGAAGATGTATACAATTCATTTTCACTTGGAATTGGCAAAGACGGAGTAGCCGGATATCCTCTGATCAACGCATACCTGACAGGAAAAGAACTGAAGCTGGTGGCTGAAGTGGACGCCTCTATTTCTGATTTTATGACGACTGCAAGATTATACTGCAGTGGCCTGAATTTTACATACAACCCGCATCGAATGATCCTGAATAAAGTGACAGACTGCTATCTGACCAGAGCAGATGGAGAAAGGACAGAGATTGAGGATGATAAGCTGTATCATGTTGTAACAGATCTGTACACCGGACAGATGTTAGGTTCTGTAATGAAAATGTCTTACGGACTTCTGTCTCTTGAGCCAAAGGATAAAGACGGAAATCCAATTGAAAATCTGGAAGATCATGCAGTCATGGAAGGCGATAAGGAGCTGAAAGCCTGGGATGCGATCGCAAGATATATGCAGTCTTTTGATGATGCAGATGGAGATGGCATTGCAAATGTATCTGAATACTATGCGACAACCCATGATCGTAAGGTTGTGGATGACAGCAAAAATATACTTGATCTGGTGAAAAAACCGAATAAATTTACCGCAATCATAGTATGTATCGGCCTGATCATTATTATAATAATTGTTCTTGTGGTATCCCTGATTCGAAAGATCGTCCGCAAGTCCAGAAAGAAGAAAAATATACATAACACAAATAGGTGAAATGTATACTTTGTATAAAAAGTATATTTTTATGAAAATTACTCGCAATAATTTGTGCAACATGTTATGGTAAACACATGTTAAACAAGTAATTGGAAAGTGAAGCTGTGAGAGGAGAGCGAATTCATATCAGTCGAAAGGCTGTTATAGAATGCGCTCTTTTTTATTTTTGAAGTTATTACAGGGCTTGTAGAGAATGGAGTCGGAATTTCTGTTTTGCCATATATGGATATTATACGCCATCATAATATAGTAGCAATTCCGGTACAGACATCTATCTGGAAATCAAAGTTCTATATAGCAAGGAGAAAGTATGGAATTCGTTCAGATCAGGAAGAGGCATTTTTTCAGTATTGGAGAAAAAACAGGCTATGAAGAAAGTATTTGGGAATGGCTCAGTCATCCGATCCAGTGCCTGCAGCCAGAAGGGACTGTACATAATACATGCACAGTCCCTTAGTGAAATTGGTTTATTTCTCGCATTCCAGCACAATTACTTCACAGCTGTCGAGCTTCAGCATTCCTTCCGGGCAATCGGTGCGGTTCTGATTGGACAGAAGCACTTTTTTTACCGGATATTCAAGTTTGGTGGAAACGGCTTCGCGATCGAAGTTGGCGGCGACGAGAACGCGTTGTGATTTCGTCTCACGATAATATGCCATAACTGTTTCGCTATCCTGATATGCAGGAACTGTTTTGCCGTAAGTAAAGACTTCTTTGTATTCTGGAGCCTTGCGGATGGTAGTCAGTTTACGGTAGTAATTTAATACGGAATCCGGATCCTTTTCCTGAGCTGCGACGTTGATTTCTTTATAATCAGAGTGAACCTTGAGCCATGGTGTGCCTGTAGTAAATCCGGCATTCGCCTGAGCATTCCACTGTACAGGGGTTCTTGCGTTATCACGGCTCATTTTGCCGCATACTTCCAGAGCTTCTGCATCACTTAAACCTGCTTCTCTTGCAAGATTATACTGATCGATCGTACTGATATCATTGTAATCATGAATGTTGCTCCAGATTTCATTCTGCATTCCGATTTCCTGTCCCTGATAAATGAACGGAATTCCACGAAGCAGGATGTTTACGGTACCGAGCATTTTGGCACCGACAGGCGTTTGGGCATACTCCGGAAGAAAACGGGATACACCGCGAGGTTCATCATGATTTTCGATGATATTTGCTTCCAGTCCATATTTTTGGACATTGATCTGAGAACTCAGAATTGTGTCGCGCCATGTTTTGAAATCTACATGAGGTGCATCGTACCAGCCATGAGCACCATCGCTGAGGGAATGCGCACAGAAATCAAAGATTGTGGAGAAATGTCCGTTATCTCCAATAAATTGACCAAGTTCATCAGCTTTCATATTGAATACTTCACCAACGGTGAAAGCATCATATTTCTGAAAAGTGTTTTTCTTCAGATCTTCAAGGAATTCTCCTACACCGTCAACGTTTTCGACCATTTTCCAGCAGGCGGCCATGCCATCCGGTCCGTCCGGTTCATAGTCAGGAAAAGCAAGGTCTTTTTTGATGTTGATGATCGCATCGATACGGAAACCGGCAAGGCCTTTTTCAAGCCACCAGTTGATCATATTGTAAAGCTCCTGACGAAGCTTTGGGTTCTCCCAGTTCAGATCAGGCTGTTCTTTGGCGAACATATGGAAATAGTATTTGTCTGTTCCCGGAACCGGTTCCCAGCAGCTGCCGCCGAAGTAAGAACGATAGTTGCTTGGCGGGTTACCGTTTTTTCCTTTCCGGAAATAAAAATAATCTGCATATTCACCATCTGGATCAGCCAGAGCTTTTTGGAACCATTCATGTTTGTCAGAGCAGTGGTTGATGACCAGATCCATGATGATATGCATATTACGTTTTTTTGCTTCTGCAAGCAATTCATCAAACTCTTCCATAGTTCCGAATTCTTCTGCAATTGCATAGTAATCTGAAATATCATATCCCTGATCGACAAAAGGCGATTTGTAGATTGGAGAAAGCCAGATGATATCAATGCCCAGTGCTTTTATGTAATCCAGTTTGGAAATGATTCCTCTCAGATCTCCGATGCCGTCCCCGTTACTGTCCAGAAAACTCTTTGGATAGATCTGATATGCGATTTTGTCATGCCACCATTTTTCTGTCATTATTTGTACCTCTTTTATTCATGCATTATATGTTTAGTATAGATGATATTGTGCCTGCATTCTTGCGATATGTCATCATTATATAATACTATCCTGCTTTTGGAAAAGAAAATATCCATCTCTGCCGTTCTGTTTTGCACATGTAAATGACAAACTCATCTCCACCGATTCTTCCAATGATATCATTTTCTCTGAAATAATTTCGGAGTGTCTGTCCAAGTGTGCTGAGGACAATATCGCCGACAGCATGCCCATAATGATCATTTACTTCTTTGAATTTATCAACATCCAGAATAATAAAAGTACCTTTTTCATGAGGCCTCTGCTCCAGGATTTCGTTGATGAGTGCCTCTGTCGTGCGTTTGTTGAGAACACCTGTCAGACCGTCTGTCTGTGCATCGCGACGCAGCTCTTCATTGCGGATACGATTGTTGTGGATAATGTAGAAAACAAGTAACAGCACCAGAATGAAGAATACGGACATAAAAATGCCTTCATAACTTTTAATGAAAGAATAGGAGCTTTGGGCATCGGATACAGGAATAACATAGCAGATCATCCAGTCATTCATGCCAAGCCGGGTATAAGCGATATACTGGTCAGATTTTTTGTTGGAGTCTGTTCGGATCTTAATCAGTCCATCGTTGCCGGCTGAAAAATCTTTTTTGACATTTACAAGAGAATTTTTGGACAGAAGTGTTCTGTCTTTATAAAAATCAAAAAAATTGTCACCATATGTGATTTTATGATATGAAGGTTCACCATCGTAGGCGATGATCTCTCCTTCTTTTGTGACAATCAGACTGTATCCGGCATCATCAAAAATATCATTAAAAAGCATCTGACTAAGGGCGGTCACATTATAAGAGCCACCAAGTGCGCCAATGATTCTGCCATTACAGC contains the following coding sequences:
- a CDS encoding DUF5692 family protein, with protein sequence MKRAKAQKKNPWKEEIFTDTRDYQEAMARAK
- a CDS encoding bifunctional metallophosphatase/5'-nucleotidase: MMLRKSILSVVLTIAMLMPLAQAVTVKAAADTKQIDVLFTHDTHSHLDSFSTIVNGEQKEVGGFAKIKTLINEKKKEDPDTLILDGGDFSMGTLIQTVYDTEAAELRMLGYLGYDVTTFGNHEFDYRSQGLANMLRAAKSSGETLPEIVVCNVDWDSMEKAGLNDGQKQIQSAFETYGVKDYVMVQKGDVKIAVVGVFGKDALECAPTCELSFKDPVEAVKKTVEEIKKNEEADMIACVSHGGTWEDESKSEDELLAKAVPDLDLIISGHTHSELQEAIQHGNTYIVSCGEYGRNLGSLSMTQNSDGRWDLSSYELIPVSEDVKADKATQERIDALMDTVDTNYLADFGYTRKEVLAQNDVEFNSLEEMGTEHKELNLGDIMADAYVYAVENSEYYDGDPVDVAVVPSGTVRDTYTKGDITVEDVYNSFSLGIGKDGVAGYPLINAYLTGKELKLVAEVDASISDFMTTARLYCSGLNFTYNPHRMILNKVTDCYLTRADGERTEIEDDKLYHVVTDLYTGQMLGSVMKMSYGLLSLEPKDKDGNPIENLEDHAVMEGDKELKAWDAIARYMQSFDDADGDGIANVSEYYATTHDRKVVDDSKNILDLVKKPNKFTAIIVCIGLIIIIIIVLVVSLIRKIVRKSRKKKNIHNTNR
- a CDS encoding ATP-dependent DNA helicase — translated: MDYIDIIEKSIYNIDSKICGIIDDYKVLQDSQKVADYVIQFLRTYLEHIAARIYAHENPNKQVPIRGKDKWYTQYMKPLKENNEYGYIWDLHHSLQITTSHYVPAEDGAIRLMDGYLSQLYQLRDQMREKFGLVLMSNLEGYPQEKNFELDPYYEKIYIALKGIHLEDGTKYTNDRYYITRKKYRTVNGKGFFEYTLSYAQEEITKFDRFVAYSFNDIPDNYSIQCDFAQANVDFNGVDIDIKCLIAWNVSIRPCELEKLVAICGYDIEVRTDNLYYKALMKFLSRTGMNLLDILLADEEDYEIYIQQVELSKKPELEETFDKIREIIIGEKPGSNILRYITAYLKNDVIRDQLADRSNNRLSYLYLKNEAIPFDEMPYASSLCGHNLLKSRLNKCLEIYDCEHQYVSAMVNKEAYDSNTLYVTVDDNQLDYYWYEVEKFNRNLYKSTKQQLRKIEIFANHLYVKNYYEITKSVIEKLQQYTSEGVDGYSDMLANKAEFMNEIDDVEKQKILENIFINSRLGMVYGAAGTGKTRVAEYIAKLFDDKNILLLANTNAAKNNLERRINSSCDCYTVYDYLKNGHSWKRYDLVILDECSTVCNEDVLKLFEKCNAEAYLLLGDIYQIEAIKFGNWFSFARYFVDKKSVYELSTPYRAKDKAILLDMWTCVREFDENLFERLQANGFISTLNESIFEKDDEEIILCLGYDGLYGVNNINRYMQKINPSKPIEWGNWTYKVGDKVLFNENRRFGNVLYNNLKGRILSIDKKTNEIVFQVLVDKVIDKRDALFSGIKLIDCECEGKSIVKFGVKKRIERDSDADYSEEIVPFQIAYAVSIHKAQGLEYESVKVVITEDVDERISHNIFYTAITRTTDRLKIYMSKETQNKLAEKFVKSNVGLQQAQLFAGHAGLKLKNKLSS
- a CDS encoding alpha-glucosidase, whose protein sequence is MTEKWWHDKIAYQIYPKSFLDSNGDGIGDLRGIISKLDYIKALGIDIIWLSPIYKSPFVDQGYDISDYYAIAEEFGTMEEFDELLAEAKKRNMHIIMDLVINHCSDKHEWFQKALADPDGEYADYFYFRKGKNGNPPSNYRSYFGGSCWEPVPGTDKYYFHMFAKEQPDLNWENPKLRQELYNMINWWLEKGLAGFRIDAIINIKKDLAFPDYEPDGPDGMAACWKMVENVDGVGEFLEDLKKNTFQKYDAFTVGEVFNMKADELGQFIGDNGHFSTIFDFCAHSLSDGAHGWYDAPHVDFKTWRDTILSSQINVQKYGLEANIIENHDEPRGVSRFLPEYAQTPVGAKMLGTVNILLRGIPFIYQGQEIGMQNEIWSNIHDYNDISTIDQYNLAREAGLSDAEALEVCGKMSRDNARTPVQWNAQANAGFTTGTPWLKVHSDYKEINVAAQEKDPDSVLNYYRKLTTIRKAPEYKEVFTYGKTVPAYQDSETVMAYYRETKSQRVLVAANFDREAVSTKLEYPVKKVLLSNQNRTDCPEGMLKLDSCEVIVLECEK
- a CDS encoding DUF4869 domain-containing protein translates to MIDIYTEKKDSKDWIIKNDLFFNLNTSNEEMSDNEVALIKQVDDAKLTPDKHIETKYGLGTIRNLSSGCKTLLNIVKHPEKVVCVEECGPNVLKVIFSMDNIKIYMSRPSLADIPDDAIIRFNDTDVVTGSAGYNAWWSKEYERREANDL
- a CDS encoding diguanylate cyclase, yielding MILCVPVRCNGRIIGALGGSYNVTALSQMLFNDIFDDAGYSLIVTKEGEIIAYDGEPSYHKITYGDNFFDFYKDRTLLSKNSLVNVKKDFSAGNDGLIKIRTDSNKKSDQYIAYTRLGMNDWMICYVIPVSDAQSSYSFIKSYEGIFMSVFFILVLLLVFYIIHNNRIRNEELRRDAQTDGLTGVLNKRTTEALINEILEQRPHEKGTFIILDVDKFKEVNDHYGHAVGDIVLSTLGQTLRNYFRENDIIGRIGGDEFVIYMCKTERQRWIFSFPKAG
- a CDS encoding TrlF family AAA-like ATPase, translating into MDKVGLRWYKCDFHLHTMASKCYVDKQIDTLQEWINTAKQKGLECIAVTDHNDYRSIDEAMKIGKENNLIVFPGVELSCDSSKIHILVLFDIDCDGNTVQEFLSQLKIFRADLGDSSHTADGDIFHACEIAKSMNALVIPAHVDEYSGLSDISYDNISKLLDRKYIDGVQVVNDEIWENYGNEPLHIISEKLTEKYGKTITDEQAKAWISVYQQVKNSGFPLLSFSDNPYSEKSSKHGMWGIGASYTYLKMSQTPNLESVRQALISNDMRVEKNAESNHMIGESPDMIIREVVLSNSILNENAKIDVSFNSQLNTIIGGRGSGKSSIIRTIAGGMNSFSGENLNIISQEQMEFYKENGKTKSSNIKKGIFTKNSVVEILVERLGDLYKIEVSHIKNMQNQTRKLYKYINDNWQLVEDENFIDLFKAQIFTQKQIYELATDSNSLMAIIDGDISGMSNCVSEREAALNNLIGKALEISNCRRSIAKKSKLETELADIEDQISKFKQSGISDIIKEKQLYDDQQKVISSYVENKNNKIEEIETFIKQVNLTYDLIDDSEINEILDDDLKDFNSDIESIYKILHDIVKKSDKIVEKINATNWNHRKIENGENYLQAVKNLQDNGLDTGRLDELIDKRKDKKQELEIIRNKEQELEALEQEYNEKEKIYKEKNADIYNLRSQFIQEVIGNDKSVKFDLKKNRNRSSFINNIRSIIQKDIVSVEDDINKLADIFFKDKNGIKNYKELIVNIRTKQDQTSLSKYTRDAVCGLPEDSYARLLAYIPDDDLVVSYKPEKAKKFIHLSNASAGQKTTTILTFLLAYGKQPLLLDQPEDDLDNRLVYDLIVARLKVAKSKRQIIVVTHNANIPVNGDSEYIISMNSDTDIIQVNKTGTMDDTEIRQEICDVMEGTKDAFEMRAKKYHFNISE